TCTCTGCTTTTTGAAGAACATCTGGAAGATCGTTGATAAAATCCCAGATATCgttcaggtctgcagagagctTGATCAGACTTGCAGCAGCTTCTACAATATGGATGCCAGAGTCTTCGGTCAGGTTTCCCAGAATACTCTGAGAAAACTTGGAAAGAAGTGCTTTTTTCATGGCTTCTAAAACGTCTTTTTGCACTATGGAAAAAAACAATGGTATATTAATTAATGAACAATCAAGTAAGAAAAAGGGACTTAGAAAATAAGTTAGAACACACCATCTTTTGGTCTGGCGGGGTCTTCTCTTTGGGCCACCTGTAAATAGGTATTAATCAGAGGAAGGAAAGCCTTTGTCTCTGAGACCTTCTCCATATTGGCGGGTTCTTCACACCACACTTCAAAGCAGAGGCGGTGAAGCGAGCAGTTTTGCAACAACAAACAGCTGATAGCCACACAGCCTGGGAGAGACCGCCGGAGGCAGTGCAGCAGCACATCAGTGTGGATAAGCTTGGCGCTGCCTGGCTTGCTGGACAGAATCTGGAGCAGGAAGGCTTCCAGCTCAGGGCTGGAGCAGGACAGAAGCAGGGTGCCTAAGCCATGGAGATGTGCTGGTGTCAGAAACGTGTTTTGGTTCTGAGAAGAGGTAGAGTAATATTTTGTGAGGATTTGCAGTGCTACATGACCGTAAATGCTGAGCTCAGATTGTGTCCCTTCACTGCCGGGACAGATGAGGCTTTCACGAggtagcagcagcagcctggAGACCAATTCTCTGAGGTTACTGGAGTCCATGTAGCTGTGCAAAAAGAGGAGTGCCTGGAAAGACCTGGAGTACGTCTTTGCAGGGTGAAAACCCCTTTCAACCAGCTCCTTCAAAGCACTCCTTTCTATAGCACTTAGGTAGACAGAAATCAGCTCCAGGTGATTGAGTTCATCAAGAGTGGGAGCACTAATCTTCAGCAGGCTCAGAATATGGTCTGTCAGCTGAGCACATAAGCGCTTTAGTGAAACAGGCTTCAGAGGGTGAGGAGGCAATGTAGCCAGCTCCAGAGCCAGAAACCACTGCTCCAGACATGGATGCTTGAAGATGGAGCCCAGAGCTGAAACAACAATCTAAACACAGAGGATTTCAATTAGAATAAGTTATGTTTAAAGTTGTTAAAAAAGTCGCTTAAAAACCTTTCTCAAACCTGTTCTTTATTGCATTCCATTGGTGATGACTGGTTCAGTTCCAAAAACAGGTCCGATCCCTCCTGGGGTTTTTCTGCTGCTGGGTCTGTATTTATAGCCTCCTGAAAACTTTGTAGTCTGGTTACTACATCCTGGAGCATCCCCATTAGGGCCCTCAGAAATGCATCTCCATGTTCTTTGGAAAACTTAAACAAAAGAATTAGATGCACTAAGGTTTTTATTCgatttattttcacagtttactgaGTGCTGTGCTTGTTTGTGTTCCTACCTTTCCAAAGTCTTCCACCGTGGATTTAATGTAAAGTAAAATCTGCTTGATTAATACTGGGAACTCTGTCAGTGACATGGAAGCTAGAGCTTTTTCTGTATTCTGCCTGAAAGTGTCCTCAAGCATAGCACCTGGTCCCTGAATGTACGCAGTTTTAATTAGTGAGGAGCATGAGCTCGGGGCTGACAGTTCCTCCGAAACACTTTCAGAAGACTTGAActgcatgaaaaacaaaacagataaaaaagacATTCTCATTTTCTGAAAGCAGAAAcacttgcaaaggtattcatacctctAGAGATTTTACTTATTTTCTCATGTTATGACCACAACCTTTagggtattttattgggattttaatgaTACACCTCAACAAAAAGTAGggtaactgtgaagtgaaaggaaacccccccccccccccccccccccccggatACCTATAAAAGTCTCCACTGCATCTACTTtccttcagaaatcacctaaGTAGAGGGTCCATCTGTTTGTGGTTTagtttaaatccagctgttctgtgaaggcctcagaggtgtgTTAGAcagcattagtgaacaaacagcatgatgaagaccaaggaacacagcagacaggacaACGATAAGGTTGTGGAGAATCTTAAAGCAGTGTTAGGTTATAAACAAATACCCCAGAGCCTTGAACATCTGACAGAACACTGTTTAACCTGTTCCTTAAAATGTAAACAGTATGACAGAACTGCAAGGTACACAGACGATCCACCTAAAccgacaggccaggcaaggagaacattattcaaagaagcagccaagaggaccaCGGTTACTCCTGAGGAACTCCAGTGATCCACAGCTTAGATGTAAGAATCTGTCGACAAaaaaactattagttgtgcagtCCACAAATCTGCTCTTCATGCaacagtggcaagaagaaagccatttttgGAAGAAAGCCATAGGAAGTTCtctttgccacaaaccatgttgAAAACACAGCAACCATGTGGAAGGTTTTCTGGTCAGAGGAGAAcaaagttgaactttttggcctacgtGAAAAACACTACATATAAAAAACACTACTGTTAACTTACTGTGAACATATCATTTTTAACTCAAAACATTGTAGcgacagtatcatgctgtggggatgcttttcttcaatatGGAcgaggaagctggtcagacctGATTGTAAGAGGGTTGctgaggttcatcttccagcaggaaaacgaCCATCAACATACAGTCACAGCTACAATGGAacagtttagattaaagcatattcatgtgttagaatggcccagtcaaagtccagatctgaaTCTAATTTAGAATTAGGACATATAAGAAAcaatgatgttcacagatgttctccaccGCACCTGAATGATCTTGAGCTATTTGGCAACAATGGATAGACATTTCAGCCTcgagatgtgcaaagctggcagaggcaggggggttgaatacaaatacatgccacacttatatttttatttgcatataCTTTGTGTTAgacaacataaaatcccaatacaataTATTTgggtttttggttgtaatgtgaggaaaggtaaaaaaaaaaaaatgaaagaggtatgaatactttagcaagacaCTAGGCATTATACTCCTTCTACAGTATCTTAATGGCCCGGACTCACCAGCTCTTCTCTGCACTGCTGCGGCAGCCATCTGGAGTAATACTGATGGAGGTTTGCGATGGACTGATGGAAAGCAGGGAGCTGGGAAGAGACAAGCTCTTTATCGTACTGCTGAAGAGCCAAACAGAGGGGGAGAGGGTCTCTCTGACAGTGCAGCACATCAGAGAGCACTGCAGACAGGTATTCACATACAACACCTGGCGGAGGCAAGCGCAGATAGTTACCGACATTACAGCATACAGTCTATTTTTAATGCTTAAAGGTGACGCTTAATTCATAGGGAAATGTACTATTTTGCAGATCTGATTTTAACAAAGCCCTAGAATCATGTAAATAGCCATCACTGATTAGTAAGTGTTTTATTCTAAGTGATGTTAATAATTTACCTCTGTCTGCTGGAAGTTTGTTTCGTGCTTCCAGAGCAGCAGGTACCACTGCACTGAAGGGGAAGGTTTGTATAATGAGGTCTTCACTCAGAGACGGGCCAAactcttccatctctccatcgCTACCCTCCATAATGACGTCCAACATGTCTAAAACATCTGAGAGTCGTAGACATGGGaggcaaataaaacaaaagaacctTCAGAAATGATGACTATTTCAAGAAACAAGCTTTGGTTCCATGCTTCAATGTTCACCATCTATATGTGAGACTGGAACACTCGCTGCCTCCCCCTCCTGGACGCTCAGATTAGCTTGAAGGTTTGCGGCATCCTGAACGAAACCTGCAACTCTATCTGTGTAATTGTAGGAACTGCACACCAATTTGACCAATACCTGCAGTAGAACAAGATAAGTTTACAATGAACTTTGGCTTAGAAACtcagaaaagttttatttttaggtcAAATAAAGTAACAGTAATATGTCAATATGCTGGTTAAATGTTTGCCTTGGGAGTTTAATGATGTATTTGAACCAAAAACAAGAATTCAGTGAacatgtttgaatgttttaatattttctctaatccacaaaTAATCAAAACTTGAAATGCAAgcttaaatatatacatactcCCCCActattaatctgttaaatgccCCTAGGCAAGTGGCACCTTGACTACACACATTTCTAAGCCATAAAAGAGCTTCTCGCATAATTCCTGCTGAATACTTTTTGACTCCTCTCTGTAAAATTGGTAGAATCTATTTAATTTGGTCGGTTTCCAGGCAAAGATCCAGCTTTAAAGCCAGCTGACAATATTTTTATGTAGTTGAGGTCGGGCCTTTAGGATGGCAATTCCAGAAGTCTTATCTCTCTGTTCCAAAGCCAGTTTTGATCCGGTTGGAACAGCCAACTGAGTCCAAGTCTCACCATCAGATCCAAACTACCAATAACTACCAAACTACAAATATTTTATGACCAGATAAGAAAGCTTGAGCCTTTTGGCCACAATGAAGAGAagtatgtttggaggagtcaacGTGAGGCTTTTAAACCTTAAAACACTATCAACTGTCATCACTGTGGCGAGCAGAATCATGCTGGGGTTACGTTTCGCTGCCAGTGGTAGTGGCGCATTGCACAAACTCATTAACCTCACTTTAAATCAACTGATTGATGCTTTAAACCTGAACCCAACAGTGAGTTGTAGAAGAAAGCATCCTGGTTTTGGAAACAACGAAGCAGCCCTAAGTTAACCTTTTGGAATGGCCCTGACCTTAACCTATTAAGAATTTGTGGACCGAGTATAAACACTAGACAACCAACCAATGTACATCAACTCCAGCATTTATGTGATAAAACATCTagtcagaattatgccagaagcttgttgtgCACTACAAAAACTCGCAGAggaaaaattaattaaatattttatatctgGATATTCATTAGAAGTTATTTGTTCATGCACCTtgacaaaataatgtttcaaacatgtcagcaaagacaaaacaaaaacaacaaaaaaactgataTTCATTCCTATGGTGAGTGTAAGTAAACTTGAGACCagcattatatatatatgtcaacTAGTTAGACTTACCCTCTCCAGGAAATGGATCACCGTCTCCTGTTGGTCTGGTTTTATTCTGGCCAGCTGGTCCAGCCAGAGGTTCAGCTCAGTAAAGGTGTACTCAAATACCCCAGTGTCCCTCAGAACCTGAATAAATCCCAGGGAACACAGTTGTCCACGTGTTAAGTTCAAGTTTAATCACTGCTGATCAGTTCAGCCTCGTGAAAGGATTTTCTGCCACCAAATGCAATAAAACATTCTGTTGCAGTATGCTAACCCATCCCGACCAAGTACGCCGCAAAAGTGTTTTACCTACCtggaaaacaaaacctaaatatATAAAGCACCCTCACATAATTATTTGTACCCCTGATTAGGTTATAAAGAGCCTTAAAACAATAGAATAAACTCGAACTGAAACTAGAAAAAAATTCACTTTCAACCTTTGTCCTATAtgaaaacttgttttctttcaaaatccAAGGACCTACACTTATTGGCACCCTTAACAATTTCTGTGAAAATCAATGTAACCAAAGAATTTATGTAATTTAAACTTTGCCATTTTGAGGTGTATGGCTGGACAAGGACCCAAGTTGTCTTGCGACCACAATTCAAGTCGgtaagaaatattaaaaatatcccCAAAACTCACTGACATCTTGGGGTCAGCAACTCTCCATGACAACCATTAGACACCATTTACGTGCAACCTGGTTGTTTAGGCGGCAACAAAAAAGCCCcttccatcctaccatcacaaagACAGATGTGTGGAATTTCATAAACTCTACTGGAACCTAAACTGGAACTGTGGCCTTTGATCAAATCACACTAAAATATAACTTTTCGAaaaacaaacactccaggtgggtttGGCATCAAACAGAGAATGACTGTGGTGAAGTATCTCATGTCTGTTCATAAGTATGGTGAGGAATATGTGATAATGTGGGCCCGTTTGTCTTCTAAAGGCCCTGGGAATCTTATCAGAGTGCACAGCATCATGAACTCCTTCAAATTTCAGGACATTTAACAATACAAATCTGTTTGTCAAACTGAATATAGGTTGTTAACATGTCTTTCGGGTCGACACCAgtcaaaaacataaagcaaaatCAACAGAGAAATGGTTCACTGGGCAAAAaaagaatcagttttttttttttatgggcaTCTCAGTTCCCAGACCCAAATCCTCCAGAAAACTTGCGGTGAGTTGAAGAAAAGAGAGCATTCACTGTGTGCTACAACTCTGTGAAACGTTACAGCAAACAAAGGCTGTAATGTTGTTAAAAGTGGGTTTCCAGTATTAACAGCAGGGGTCCCAAGTTAAAAAGCAGTGATTCTGTTGAAAACAATGTCCAGTGCAGcaagatcattttatttgaaGCTCtgttacacatctttaccagtaGGAGTCAATAATTAAAGAGGGTTCTGTTTGCATCTTTACTTCAGACATCATGTAGTTTAAAAGCGATTTTAaccaaacaaaataagaaaaatgtgaaaatgttttttacttttagaaCTAGCTTCCGTGTGGTGGAACTCaggtggctgctgctgctgctcacaAACATTCTCAGAAGCAGGTAGAGTACAGACTTCTCTCCAGGTGATGATTCAGAATTTACAACATCCTGTGAAGAACATTACCACAGAGTGTATTAAGAACAAATTACCCTCCGTGGAAATTCAATGGGACAAATAAAAACGGCATCACCTGTAAGTGAAACCAGGAAAACTTGTTTGCAGGAAGATCTAAAGCCAGTTGAAGTATCTGATACTGCAAGACCGGAGGTATTTCTTCTCTCATTCCTTTCTCTGACACAATTCCTGAAAACGTTTTTTATCGCTTGGTTAGAAAagtctgttttaattttacacaGCTAATCAAAAATCAATACTGGAACTCAGCAACAACACATTTACCTTTCAGGAGTTTGCTGAAGTCAAATTTGGACTGTGTAACAAGATGTGGCACCACCTTCTGGTAAAGACATATGACTTGAAGAATAAAGGCCTTCAGCACAATGACCTCAGCCTCCTCTGCAACTGTTTAACAACAAAGTGCACGAACTGGTCAGCTGAGGATGACTAACATTAGTAATAAATATTAGAAGAGAGCAAAACTAGAGAGCAGAACTAAATGGTTCCTACCAGgcagttcatttttattttcagtcagctCGACACCCTTTTCACCTTTTGCCTTTTTGGCATCACAATCAGCCTTTTCCTTCTTGCTAAGAAACTGCCATGTTGAAATTATGAGTGTCATGTCAGGCAAAATCTGGAACAGAGCATGAAAGATGGAAAATATGTGAACCTTTAACACCACCTAATAAAACATCCCTTTACTTGAGCTTACCTTGCCAAGTGTCTCCCTGTATTGCTGCACGAGCTCCTCCATCATTTCAACAGTGTAAAGAACTGACTTGTGCCCCGCTGACTTGTCCGAGAGATACTCCATGTTCTTATTGGCTTTTTTCAGAATGAAATTTATCATGGACACAGTTGTAAGCTGCACTGTTGGGTTTGCAAGCTGTTGATCAAATCAATGTGTAGTTAAATTCTTCCTGTTTTCCCCCAGTGTTGACATATATGATGAATAATATGACGTTAAGAGACTCACGTTGAGGCCCTGTGTAAAGAATGCCTTGTTGCACACAGGAGGAAGAGAGACGACCATAATCATGGACAACAGACGTGGCAAAGGAATCATCTCACCAGTTTGAAAGATTGTGGAAATCTCTGGCTGGGTCTCGTATATCTGATTAAGAAAGACAGAGGAACATTAACTGAAGCATTATCACCTCGTTGCaattttgtagtttttctgttttgagaATGTAGTATCCAACTTTTGTGTGGGGTTGTAGGGGTTTAtagagagaggtgaagggagaAGGTGTCTGCGATGACATTATAGCAAGGGGAACCCTTACCAAGCCCAGGCACAATAATAAAGATAGTCCGGATCTTCAAAGACTCCATATAAGGAGCAACAAATTGCTTGGGCAATAAGTGGGTGTGTTGCATATGATCTACAAAGATTGAGTTTATAAGATGGATTATAGGTGCAAATGTGGTGCAGAGCGCCCTACTTAAATGTGGAAATTGCATGTTACTGGCTTTCAACATGGAGAGTGTCGGAAAGCAGAGCAGCTGTGAAAGAAAGATGAAGTTCGAAGCTATAGAGTTGGatgtaataataaaagtaaaaattattGCATTTATATAAGTATCTCAAAGTGCTACAAAACAacactaaaaacatttaaaaacataaaaatactaaaagctACAGTTAAACCATGAAATTTCGATTATAAAACCTCCGCCAACTCATTCACACCCCCAgcgttttgtttttaaataacatgGTACAATATTTTTGTGTGCCAGTTTGCACATGCCTTTCAAAAGTGATAAATATAGTCGCAAAAACAGCACCTACAATCCGTTTTTAGGTTACATAAATTGCGTTGTGGGTGATAATTACATTTACATACCCTCCCCCATAAATTTGTGAATTTGGTTCATTAGCATATGCTTTGCATATTcaggaaggaaaacaaaattaaaagtttGTGCCCGCTGTTCCACGGATTTTACACACTCATTTCAATTTACACCTGATTTGTAGATAAGCTTTGCACACACAATCCAGTTTGCACGTGTTTTAgtacacgcaaaccttttgaagatcatgCCCATAATGTATAAAATAGTTtgtctttcacctctggaacaatgccaaaattagaaataaccCTTacccttttaactttatgttctctctctgttttttttttatcttcctagaagctacatctgacctggctcttCTGCTCTCATGGGATCTTTGGATCACTGCTGTCAGATGCTTTTCGTTCCTTTCTCACCTCTACAAGATGAGTCTGTTGGAAATCAGTTCAAACGGCATCATAAACTGTTTAGCTGTGGccccttcctggaggggggcgttgctgcaaagtcaacgcgaGCTGTCCACAGTCGCTACatgctcctccagggggagtgAATGCAGCAAGTAACTgattcgatgcaatctgctgggtttccttagatagaaaaacgttttaaccaatctgaataataaactgaatctgactgcactgtttaatagTTAGAATTACTTGAACTGTaggaacctgacttgaaatctgtataattcaattgaattgactttgtaaagcgtcttgagacgacatgtattgtgaattgctgctatataaataaaactgaactaaattgaAGTTTACAAAATGGAAGGCGGTTGGGATGAAATGGATGTACAAAGTGGTAAGGGGGAAACTGCCCCAACGCCAGGGCTTTTCACCCACACAAATGTCTGCAAATAGGAAAATAAAGCAACAATAATTACCCTTTTAAGGAGTCTGACATTCTCTTGCCAAGCACTTCTAATCCGCGGGGTATATGAATAATGAGTCTCCTTGAAAAATCTGGACAAGATGTCAGGACTCGCTTTCAGTACATTCACCACCAGCTCCGTCACCAGCTCATCTTCAGTGGCCTGTTTCAGCCCAACCAAGAACTGAAGCAAGACAAGGTTGCCAAGTCTGCAAGAAGTAAAACATTATGATTAACAGTCTACTTTTTTAAAAGCGGTAAAATGTGTGCTTGAAACATCAACTACTGACCTGCCAGCTGTGCCAAAGCTAGGGTCGTGGAAGCTGATGCCGTGCTTCCGAGAGCAGCACAGGTCAAAAAGGAAACTGTGCACAAGTTCCCGGACAACTGATAGCCCAGCGGCACCAGAGTCCTCCACCATCTTATGAAGACAGGATACCATACATGTTGTCGAGCCGTATTTAGCAGAAACAGTATTGTGTTATAAGAATGTAACTCACTGTGTCGTCATCAGTGGTCGCATCAACAATCCCATTCCATTTGTACAGAGATGCAATATTGGCCAATACAGCAGGGGTGAAAAATCGCACTTTCTGCGTTTTACTGATGGCTTTGTTTAATACAACCTGCAGAAGGACAAATATCAATAAGTAAATCAACAGAGCTCATAAGCAGgagattatattttaaatgagtGATCTGATGTACTAACTCTTGTCTTCAATGATGACAAAATCAAATTGACCGTGGACATCCTGTCCTCCTTCAGACCCGTGTTCAAGATGTGCGGCAGGAGTTCTAACCCATCAGATCAATGTgtcatccacacacacacacacacataaaaaaagtattttgtccAAGTAATGATCTACATTTAAATCTTACCTTTAACCTCTAAAATCTGTCCAATGATTGCACTATCTCCAGACACTAGAAAGGACAACACAAACTGGATAAAAGCCAGTCTGACATCAGGTTTACCCTGCGAAACACATTCAGAAGATTTAACTTAGCTCAATTTAGCTCAAACAATGTTGCCAGAGAGAACTAGAATGACAACACCTGCACCATACCCgtttatcttttctctttgcCAGTCCAGAAAGTGTTTTGAACTGAACATGACTGAAGACTTCTCTGGCAGCTTCAACCCCCTGAGACACCATGGCAGACAGGAGATTGAGGCACTGACGGACAAATCTGTTCACAGCAgtaaaaaacacattaaggATATTGTTGCGGAACTGCTGTGGATTGCAAAAAGTGCTCATactccttaaactttttcacattttgtccaacacaaagcagtgcgtAATAGTGAGGTGGGAAACAAAGaggtttcactttttttttttatataataaaaatttgaaaagtgtggcaacCATTTCTATTAGGCCTCCTTGAGCCAAATAGAAATGAGTCTTTTGGGGTACATTtctaccaggtttgcacatctacagattactttttttcttccaaagtAGCTCAAGAtaggtcagattggatgaaaagTGTCTGTGAAGATAACTTTTCAAATCTTCTCATTGATTGTCAATTgtattgaggtctggacttctcggccattttaacacaaataTATTGTGATGTAAATCATGTTATTGTAGCTCTTTGTGTATGCTTCAGGTCATCGTTGTGTTGAAGGTGATCCTACACCCCAggctctgacaggttttctttcatgaTCAACCTGGACGTACTCAGACCAGTTTTccttgttgaagaaaagcaacccACACAAAAGTGCCACCAAAAGGTTTCAAAGTTTGGATTGTATTTTCAAGGTGAAGTGCAGTGTCAGTTTTCAGCCACAAAGTGAAGCATCGAGTCAAAAAGTCAAGTCTAAGCAGAACAACCTCTCCCACATGTTTTCTGCCACCCCtaaatggcttgtggcaaacttgaTACAGGGGttttatgtctttctttttgccacttttcAGTAAAGGTCGAATTTATGAAGtccacaactaatagttgtcaagtcaacagattcttctacccgagctgtggatctctgcagctcaacCAGAGTTGTcattggcctcttggctgcctctctgatgAATGATCTCTGTGTATAGTCTGACCGGTtaatttaggtggacagccatttcttggtaggtttacaatTGTATCTCACTTTAGttttttcaaatgatggattgATAATTGCTCTGCAACTCTGCATGAAAATGCTATTTGTTCTCTATCAAACCTCAGAGGACTTTACAtccagctgtatttatacattACGTTTTATACAGAtggactatttactaattagattaCTTTTCAAGGCAATTGTTTGCACTGGACTTTGTTTAGGGTTATCAGAGTGATGGAGTAAATAGaaatgcatgcaacacttttcagatttctgtttgtgaaaaaaccttttaaaacacgttccttccatttcacataaaatttcaataaaacacaTGTAAGTTTGTGGTTTAGTGTAATAAAATCtaaacacatatatatatatatatatatatatatatataatactgACCCGTGATTCGCTGAATAAAAAGATCCGTGCAGACGTTTCATGTAGTTAGAAACAATCTTTTTCACTATGACATTCCCGACCATGTTGAAGTGGGAGAGATCACTGGCTGTCCTCAGAAGTATCACTTCCAAGCTCCCGAAAATCAGCATCATCTGGACAGAAGCGAAATTTGATCAGCAGGACAAGGCAAAACACGAAAATATTTCCATTATTTGACAAAGTCTGCTCCAGCTTACCTCGGACTCTATGGGCTTATCTGCTTCTAGCAACTTGAATATTTCTGCACACTCCATCGATATTTTAATATAACCCTCGACCACATCATACAGGTCGGAGCACGGCAGCTTCTTCGCAGTTGATATGAATCGTTCCAGCCCTGCGGGCGACAATTAAAGAGATTAAACCTGGCGTACATATTTTCATATAGTATAACAGACCGTCAGAGTAAAATCTAATCTTACCCTTCAAGGCTGTGGTGGGATTTTTCAGCATGGTTTTAAACGCCGTTCCGTTAAACTCCGGAGCTTTCTCCTTTTTCACCGGAAGTTCCGTCTCCACCGAGGCGTCGCTGAGGCGCTTTTTACT
This genomic window from Girardinichthys multiradiatus isolate DD_20200921_A chromosome 18, DD_fGirMul_XY1, whole genome shotgun sequence contains:
- the urb1 gene encoding nucleolar pre-ribosomal-associated protein 1 — encoded protein: MKMSKKRLSDASVETELPVKKEKAPEFNGTAFKTMLKNPTTALKGLERFISTAKKLPCSDLYDVVEGYIKISMECAEIFKLLEADKPIESEMMLIFGSLEVILLRTASDLSHFNMVGNVIVKKIVSNYMKRLHGSFYSANHGFVRQCLNLLSAMVSQGVEAAREVFSHVQFKTLSGLAKRKDKRGKPDVRLAFIQFVLSFLVSGDSAIIGQILEVKELLPHILNTGLKEDRMSTVNLILSSLKTRVVLNKAISKTQKVRFFTPAVLANIASLYKWNGIVDATTDDDTMVEDSGAAGLSVVRELVHSFLFDLCCSRKHGISFHDPSFGTAGRLGNLVLLQFLVGLKQATEDELVTELVVNVLKASPDILSRFFKETHYSYTPRIRSAWQENVRLLKRIYETQPEISTIFQTGEMIPLPRLLSMIMVVSLPPVCNKAFFTQGLNLANPTVQLTTVSMINFILKKANKNMEYLSDKSAGHKSVLYTVEMMEELVQQYRETLGKILPDMTLIISTWQFLSKKEKADCDAKKAKGEKGVELTENKNELPVAEEAEVIVLKAFILQVICLYQKVVPHLVTQSKFDFSKLLKGIVSEKGMREEIPPVLQYQILQLALDLPANKFSWFHLQDVVNSESSPGEKSVLYLLLRMFVSSSSSHLSSTTRKLVLKVLRDTGVFEYTFTELNLWLDQLARIKPDQQETVIHFLERVLVKLVCSSYNYTDRVAGFVQDAANLQANLSVQEGEAASVPVSHIDDVLDMLDVIMEGSDGEMEEFGPSLSEDLIIQTFPFSAVVPAALEARNKLPADRGVVCEYLSAVLSDVLHCQRDPLPLCLALQQYDKELVSSQLPAFHQSIANLHQYYSRWLPQQCREELFKSSESVSEELSAPSSCSSLIKTAYIQGPGAMLEDTFRQNTEKALASMSLTEFPVLIKQILLYIKSTVEDFGKFSKEHGDAFLRALMGMLQDVVTRLQSFQEAINTDPAAEKPQEGSDLFLELNQSSPMECNKEQIVVSALGSIFKHPCLEQWFLALELATLPPHPLKPVSLKRLCAQLTDHILSLLKISAPTLDELNHLELISVYLSAIERSALKELVERGFHPAKTYSRSFQALLFLHSYMDSSNLRELVSRLLLLPRESLICPGSEGTQSELSIYGHVALQILTKYYSTSSQNQNTFLTPAHLHGLGTLLLSCSSPELEAFLLQILSSKPGSAKLIHTDVLLHCLRRSLPGCVAISCLLLQNCSLHRLCFEVWCEEPANMEKVSETKAFLPLINTYLQVAQREDPARPKDVQKDVLEAMKKALLSKFSQSILGNLTEDSGIHIVEAAASLIKLSADLNDIWDFINDLPDVLQKAESFERWRLVDVITEKLADCTEEQEKWRRAVVAAALKCLMASYCRSKDQAGSPADQEKGILKRLQQLLKSAEDLSASDWSSFVKNGLKYRYCNEHFLNTLSSLLMVMYGSTEFQKDLLPLSTLHMMTTSHSQFLPIMLDSSEEPNGCQVKEALVSLLLCLVKTCPKVCNINHFVVLLAAYGATLSTSDQKLLLLLREYERNQVSLLKFQSLLWGSAAVEHHKTRKTLGASLWKQPGSDDVLALLKADKMLQTVLKFPQERKIIPQDDTELLYSNDSVKNLGDLYDPCFLLPLFSAILRPECVIDCLKFVSCHALGVTVMALSSFDPNVRAAAYHVLACFYQHLEGARFREKRQLLYLMDIVKNGIPKQNQKLPFVLAIYISKVAQQMLRPEDHMYLVFNRFLLSHQSLDLRRVPEFFKLFYGFDLEHKVERDWILNLLEEGISDGHSYELCNHQSIFQVLLGFSNIPLCSEYVQAKIIKVLCQATCVPKAVYNLTKSCGLLSWMIQVVDKKNLTHQTICSVINLLHTLWFTNLVQKEKKVDVLGGTSSTEKKPPHLVKCLPLPLISEFLCVTSAISRHLRLGVKAAHLSLFVQTLHSVLVHQGTALTVNKQADWLTLHPQLLSSTEMLSLLLCWASLSHNSTILDQIQALSEKHKLKELTGIGKYKVRRKGRIAFDRFRDENTSEDSWTVEQEESLLVGCKVHLSSVFVHWEPVFQLSEPQSLQPKDKLDSSELACDTAHLLTKWSLRWLVEDVYDENRTKEFLTWFEKAVIKHREIVDVLMLDSGFKADLLHLFHHTFEGQGHSSISERIEICQLFTNIMIRLLEMQGQLQELHRAVISACMPDQDQSRHAPGLFLLSLYIHELWSGAASADLFLSHVGLVTGAKCKIQKEKGSKSSKAQTAVRAICHEIIRMKS